A section of the Chelmon rostratus isolate fCheRos1 chromosome 16, fCheRos1.pri, whole genome shotgun sequence genome encodes:
- the si:ch211-199g17.2 gene encoding uncharacterized protein si:ch211-199g17.2 — MQRIEAQKGVSPKSQLFNSLEVYLNNKSRLQPIIGLGSIIECVKAGTHSREALYLCEVCACRLSRADIRNHIMGSLHRYSYIKAWHPHLVPESKENSDLSKLAWPLMELAKMLEGKEGPGDVQLFEVEDAVYQRMATCRENDAVALINVLRQGRSETESVQLEHCPIQSHRIVLLAQNERRRSEKSFKASAETNKAPSRIQSTASPSIKSAGWFNSTCSSLLDSTQTCFLDGYTGTRPLIGLFCVVECRSEEGHTYCFLCHCCRIRCNKKNIIDHLTSSSHLVNYLMETHPEQMEALMTIKDNCQLLQSLAKKVEQDEGRGELKVVNAPESLCILLTSKSYHWCIKMLCNGSTHTTIQKSKIPVKGPSVNETSNQGMPGKCATEWPNRMPTKRKMRKGRNTVFKVSLPVTKRSVLLERTSFSVNGLPVSFGHSPQTDSHRSPSPCEVDCDTGSFSANHAEHASVHTTTQLQQDPYTGDAVTGQCLGPEGNFVSHYQEVDGCFSDSVNFNKTKYLTGTKDLRFYGEKSYSREHGSQERSRKMIYRDWQNEGQQRQNEWLPPAVSHTQDWSFYNSSYKRVVGCTEQPI, encoded by the exons ATGCAGCGGATTGAGGCACAAAAAG GAGTTTCTCCCAAAAGCCAGCTTTTCAACTCCCTGGAGGTGTATCTGAACAACAAGAGCAGACTGCAACCCATTATTG GCCTGGGCAGTATTATAGAATGTGTGAAGGCGGGTACACACAGCCGAGAAGCATTGTACCTATGTGAGGTCTGTGCGTGTCGACTTAGTAGAGCTGACATACGGAACCACATTATGGGAAGTCTCCACAGATACAGCTACATT AAAGCCTGGCACCCCCATTTAGTGCCTGAAAGTAAGGAAAACTCTGACCTATCGAAGTTGGCCTGGCCGCTGATGGAGTTAGCCAAGATGCTCGAGGGAAAAGAGGGACCGGGAGATGTGCAG TTGTTTGAGGTTGAAGATGCTGTCTACCAGAGGATGGCTACATGCAGAGAGAATGATG CAGTAGCACTGATAAATGTCTTAAGACAAGGCCGTTCAGAGACAGAGTCTGTGCAGCTGGAACACTGTCCCATCCAGTCGCACAGGATTGTGTTGCTTGCTCAGAACGAACGGAGACGGTCAGAGAAATCCTTCAAGGCCTCAGCAGAGACAAACAAGGCTCCATCTCGCATACAGTCAACTGCGTCTCCTTCCATCAAGTCAGCAGGCTGGTTTAACAGCACATGTTCGTCACTGTTGGACAGTACTCAGACGTGCTTTCTTGATGGCTACACAGGAACCAGGCCTCTTATTG GTCTTTTCTGCGTGGTTGAGTGTAGAAGTGAAGAAGGCCACACGTACTGTTTCTTATGTCACTGCTGCCGCATCAGATGCAACAAAAAGAACATCATTGATCACCTAACCAGCTCCTCCCATCTCGTGAACTACTTG ATGGAAACTCATCCTGAGCAGATGGAGGCATTGATGACAATTAAAGACAACTGTCAGCTCCTCCAATCACTGGCCAAGAAAGTGGAGCAAGACGAGGGCAGAGGAGAGCTGAAG GTGGTAAACGCACCAGAATCACTCTGTATCCTACTGACCAGCAAAAGTTACCACTGGT gTATAAAGATGCTGTGTAATGGATCAACACATACAACCATCCAAAAGAGCAAAATACCTGTCAAAG GGCCAAGCGTGAACGAGACTTCAAATCAAGGCATGCCAGGAAAGTGTGCCACTGAGTGGCCAAACAGGATGCCAacaaagaggaagatgaggaaagGGAGGAATACTGTGTTCAAGGTAAGCCTGCCTGTTACCAAACGCTCAGTGCTGCTGGAGAGGACGTCTTTCAGCGTGAACGGCCTCCCTGTGTCATTTGGACACTCGCCTCAAACCGACTCCCATCGCAGTCCCTCGCCCTGTGAGGTGGACTGTGACACTGGATCATTTTCAGCTAACCACGCGGAACACGCCTCAGTGCATACAACAACACAGCTTCAGCAGGACCCCTACACTGGAGATGCAGTTACTGGTCAATGCTTGGGACCAGAAGGAAACTTTGTCAGTCATTATCAAGAGGTGGATGGTTGTTTCAGTGACAGTGTGAACTTCAACAAGACTAAATACCTAACTGGGACAAAAGACCTCAGGTTTTATGGGGAAAAGAGTTACAGCAGAGAGCACGGTTCTCAGGAAAGATCAAGGAAGATGATTTACAGAGACTGGCAAAATGAAGGCCAACAGAGACAAAATGAGTGGCTGCCACCTGCTGTGTCCCACACTCAAGACTGGTCTTTTTACAACTCTTCCTATAAACGTGTGGTGGGTTGCACTGAGCAACCTATATGA
- the LOC121620114 gene encoding regulation of nuclear pre-mRNA domain-containing protein 1A-like: MSAFSEAALEKKLSELSNSQQSVQTLSLWLIHHRKHSRTIVNVWFNELKKAQVSRKLTFLYLANDVIQNSKKKGPEFTQDFAPVIVDAFKHVYRDGDEGCKKQLGRVLSIWQERAVYENNLLDQLSQVLYGEKKTKKRSYEEIQPDDEDFASQSSPAEPPQTAELIRALQELENAASGDSVLRQRIASLPAEVQDTSLLHRITDKESGERLSRLVEEACMLLADYSGRLAAEIDDRRQLTRTLTVFLQTQKDGLAQNEQKLEEYKRKLARVTQVRKELRSRLNNLPGGLYNSSN, encoded by the exons ATGTCAGCTTTCTCTGAGGCGGCTTTAGAAAAGAAATTATCCGAGCTCAGCAACTCACAGCAAAGTGTGCAGACGTTGTCGTTGTGGCTCattcatcacagaaaacattcGAGGACCATTGTCAATGTTTGGTTCAACGAACTGAAAAAAG CTCAGGTATCACGCAAGCTGACCTTCCTTTACTTGGCCAACGATGTCATTCAGAACAGCAAGAAGAAAGGACCAGAATTTACCCAGGACTTTGCACCGGTCATCGTTGATGCGTTCAAACATGTTTACAG AGATGGTGATGAGGGCTGTAAGAAACAGTTGGGTCGAGTTTTATCCATCTGGCAGGAGAGAGCTGTGTATGAGAACAACCTGCTGGATCAGCTCTCACAAGTCCTGT ATGGAGAAAAGAAGACTAAGAAGAGGTCGTATGAAGAGATCCAACCAGATGATGAGGACTTTGCTTCCCAGAGCTCCCCGGCAGAGCCCCCACAG ACAGCGGAGTTAATCCGAGCTTTGCAGGAGCTGGAAAATGCAGCCTCTGGCGACTCAGTGCTGCGTCAGCGCATCGCCTCCCTTCCCGCTGAGGTGCAAGACACATCGCTGCTTCACAGGATCACAG ATAAGGAGTCAGGGGAGCGGCTTTCCcggctggtggaggaggcttgCATGCTGCTTGCAGACTACAGTGGCCGTTTGGCGGCAGAGATTGACGACAGGAGGCAGCTCACACGCACACTAACGGTCTTCCTGCAAACTCAGAAGGACGGCCTGGCCCAGAATGAGCAGAAACTCGAA GAATACAAACGTAAACTGGCGAGGGTGACCCAGGTCCGGAAGGAGCTGCGTTCACGTCTGAACAATCTTCCAGGAGGACTCTACAACTCTTCAAACTGA